In Sardina pilchardus chromosome 10, fSarPil1.1, whole genome shotgun sequence, one genomic interval encodes:
- the ucmab gene encoding unique cartilage matrix-associated protein: MSWTHPALLALLAVLVALTLSNGANSSAVSDDKKDSKAAGPQGAMKRIFMPETDAFNFFRRRSRRAVKSQDELNAEQRQRLAADERMKEYHEHQRSKYENYAEEEGDEQDERSREGGEQYREFHYDGIDPSY; the protein is encoded by the exons ATGTCCTGGACACATCCAGCACTCCTGGCTTTACTTGCTGTCCTTGTTGCCCTGACCT TGTCAAATGGGGCTAACAGTTCAGCTGTGTCTGATGATAAGAAGGACTCCAAGGCAGCTGGCCCTCAAG GTGCAATGAAGAGAATCTTCATGCCTGAGACAGACGCGTTCAACTTTTTCAGACGACGGAGCAGAAGAGCTGTGAAGTCCCAGGATGAGCTCAACg ctgagcagaggcagaggctggCAGCAGACGAACGCATGAAGGAGTACCATGAGCACCAGAGAAGCAAGTATGAGAACTAtgcagaggaggaaggggacg AGCAGGATGAGAGGTCCCGTGAGGGTGGGGAGCAGTATCGAGAGTTCCACTATGACGGCATTGATCCATCCTATTAA